The Halovivax ruber XH-70 genome includes the window AGTACACCGAGTAAACCGCCGCTGACGGCGTGGCTGGGGTGGTGGATTGTGGGGTGGCAGACCGAGCAAGCACACCCGCGGCAGGACGTGGTCGAGCGAATGGGCGTGTGGAAGCGAAAGCAAACGAGTGTGAGCACTGCCTGTGACGCTTCGACTCCCAGAGAAACATTCTGCGTACGAACCGGGAGGAACGCTTTTTCGAGCGAATTGTCATCGGGCTGGCGACACGGATTACCAGAATGAATGTCACTATGGCCTAAATTTATTCAACGGTATATGTTCAGTAGATTTATTGTATAGGAGTTTCTACATTCAGTTATGCATGGGCGTAACTGATAGCGATAACTGTCCCGAATGTGCCGGGCGACTTCGGATGGACGGCACTGAACTGTGCTGTGAGGAGTGTGGCCTCGTCGTCGCAGAGGACGCCATCGACCACGGCCCGGAGTGGCGCTCGTTCGAGGACGGACCGGATCGACGACGGACCGGCGCACCACTCACTCGATCGCGTCACGACCGCGGCCTCTCGACCGAAATCGGCTACGAGGCGCGTGGCCGCATCACCGGTCGAAAGCGCCGACAACTCGCCCGCCTTCGACGCGAACACGATCGGGCGCGGATCGCCACGAAGGCCGACAGCAACCGAGTCTGTGGATTCTCACAGATCAAGGGACTCGTCGATCGGCTCTCACTCCCGCTCGATGCACGAGAGCAGGCCTGCCGCCTCTTCGAATCGGCCCAGAACGACGGCCTCCTCCCGGGCCGATCGATCGAAGGCTTCGCCGCCGCCTGCGTCTACACCGTCGCCCGGACGCTCGAGGTTCCGCGAACGATCGACGAGGTCGTCGCCAACGCAAGCGCGACCGACGCCGAGCTCAAAGCGGCCTACGACGCGATGAACCGCGAGCTCGGACTCCCGACTGGACCCATCGAACCTACGACGTACGTCCCTCGATTCGCCTCCGAACTCGACCTCTCGACCGACGTCGAACGACTCGCCCGTTCGTTTATCGAGCGATTGGTGACCAACAACGCCATCGGCGGCCGCAACCCCTGCGGCGTCGCCGCCGCCTGCCTGTACGTGGCGGCGAAACGCCAGGGCTGCCCCGTCACACAGGCCGAAGCCGGCTCCGTCGCCGACGTCGCCCCGGTCACGATTCGCAAGACCGTCCAGACACTCTCAGAGCTATAGACCGAGCACACCAGATCGCCCAGCCAACCACAACGGCTTTTTCAGTGATATGCCAATCTAGTGTCATGCGCCGGTCCGTCTCTCCCCTGATCGAAGCCCTCATCCCGGTGATCGCCGTCGCGACGCTGCCGATCGGCACCCTCGCGCTCATCTTTCTGGATTCGTCGATCGGGCTCGCCATCTTCATCGTCGGCTGGTTCCTGCTCGTGCCGCTCCTCAGCGTGCTCTCCGGACTCAGCGACGAGGAGTGTGATGTCGAGACAGAAGCGCGAACGGACGACGTCGCCAGCGAGCGTCAAGACCCGCTCGAGACGCTTCGCGAGCGCTACGCCCGCGGCGAGATCGACGAAGCGGCGTTCGAACGCCGCGTCGACGACCTGCTTGACACGGACCCGAGGGAGACGGACAGTCGGGTGAGCGACCGATCGCGAGATCGGAACGTGGAATACGAGTAAAAACAGCCAGACGAAAGATCAGTCCGCGTTCGGGGAGCGACTACGTCGTCCGCAGGTGATCCGTTTTGGGCTCGTAAACCTCACCCTTCTGTTTGAGTTTCTCGATCTCGTGTTCGGCCTGGGACTCGTCCATGCCGATGTCTTCGGCGCGTTCTAGGACGACGTCGATCGGCGCGCCGTCGTCGTACTCCTCCTCGACGTCGCCGATGAGGGCCTTGATGTTCTTGATCCGGTCGCGCTGGGATTTCGAGCGACCGGCCTCGACGATGTCCGCGTCGAACTCGCCCGTCTCCGGGTCGACCCCGATGTCCTGAAGACTGTCTCGCGTGATCTTGATGATACGCTCTGCGTCCTCGCGACTGACAGTATCGGAGAGACGGATCCGCGCACTCGCTTCCGCGAGGCGGACGAGTGCCTCTAGCTGTCGGGCGGTGACCGGAACCGGCGCGTCTTCGTCGACGCCCTTCGAGCGGAGGTCGACGTAGAAGTCCTGGATCGCCTCGCGTGCCGCCTCAGTCATCCGTGGATGGCAGTTCTGTTTCGCGTAAGCGATGTACTTCCGGAGGAGATCGGCGTCGATCGCCGGGTCGACAGACTCGGTCATCTCCTCGATTTCGGCGGCGCTGACGTCGGTCGAGTTCATCTCCGCGCGCTGGGTCGTCAGCTCCCCCGCGTAGTTCGTCGTCAGGATGTGCTCGGCCAGGTTCGCGTCCTTCTCCTCGTCGGGCTGGTCCGTGACGGTGAAGATGAGGTCGAATCGCGAGATGAGCGCGGGTTCGAGATCGATCTGCTCGCCGATCGGTTCGTACTGGTCGAACCGGCCGTACTTCGGGTTCGCCGCGCCAAGCAGCGAACAGCGCGACTTGAGCGTCGCGTTGATCCCGGCCTTCGAGACGGAGATTTTCTGCTGCTCTAAGGCCTCGTGCATCGCCGATCGGTCGTCGGGAGCCATCTTGTCGAGCTCGTCGACCGCCGCGATCCCCTGATCGGCGAGGACCAGCGCACCGGCTTCGAGCGACCACTGATCGCCGTCGCCGAAGTCGTCGCGAACCGCGGCTGCCGTCAACCCGGCCGACGACGAACCCTTGCCGGAGGTGTAGACGGAACGGGGCGCGATATTTTGGATATACGACAGCATCTGCGATTTGCCAGTACCAGGGTCACCGATCAGCAGCATGTGGAGGTCGCCGCGGATGCGCGAGCCGTCGGGGAGGTGCTTGGTGACGCCGGAGAAGAGCTGGAGCATCATCGAGAGCTTCTCCTGGTCGTAGCCGAAG containing:
- a CDS encoding SHOCT domain-containing protein, with translation MRRSVSPLIEALIPVIAVATLPIGTLALIFLDSSIGLAIFIVGWFLLVPLLSVLSGLSDEECDVETEARTDDVASERQDPLETLRERYARGEIDEAAFERRVDDLLDTDPRETDSRVSDRSRDRNVEYE
- a CDS encoding minichromosome maintenance protein MCM gives rise to the protein MAQAGNAELIDDFEQFFRNYYDAEIKELAQRYPGEQRSLFVDFDDVHRYNPDLADDYLAQPEQLRQYAEEALRLYDLPIDVSLGRAHVRIRNLPETETPEIREIRSQHMNRLVAVRGIVRKATDVRPKVEEAAFECQLCGTLTRVPQSTGDFQEPHECQGCERQGPFRVNFDQSEFIDSQKLRIQESPEGLRGGETPQAIDIHIEDDITGEVTPGDHVSAVGVLRLEQQGSDQDKSPVFDFYMDGMSVEIDEEQFEDMDITEEDKAEIVRLSQRDDIYDTMVDSIAPSIFGYDQEKLSMMLQLFSGVTKHLPDGSRIRGDLHMLLIGDPGTGKSQMLSYIQNIAPRSVYTSGKGSSSAGLTAAAVRDDFGDGDQWSLEAGALVLADQGIAAVDELDKMAPDDRSAMHEALEQQKISVSKAGINATLKSRCSLLGAANPKYGRFDQYEPIGEQIDLEPALISRFDLIFTVTDQPDEEKDANLAEHILTTNYAGELTTQRAEMNSTDVSAAEIEEMTESVDPAIDADLLRKYIAYAKQNCHPRMTEAAREAIQDFYVDLRSKGVDEDAPVPVTARQLEALVRLAEASARIRLSDTVSREDAERIIKITRDSLQDIGVDPETGEFDADIVEAGRSKSQRDRIKNIKALIGDVEEEYDDGAPIDVVLERAEDIGMDESQAEHEIEKLKQKGEVYEPKTDHLRTT
- a CDS encoding transcription initiation factor IIB; the protein is MGVTDSDNCPECAGRLRMDGTELCCEECGLVVAEDAIDHGPEWRSFEDGPDRRRTGAPLTRSRHDRGLSTEIGYEARGRITGRKRRQLARLRREHDRARIATKADSNRVCGFSQIKGLVDRLSLPLDAREQACRLFESAQNDGLLPGRSIEGFAAACVYTVARTLEVPRTIDEVVANASATDAELKAAYDAMNRELGLPTGPIEPTTYVPRFASELDLSTDVERLARSFIERLVTNNAIGGRNPCGVAAACLYVAAKRQGCPVTQAEAGSVADVAPVTIRKTVQTLSEL